A stretch of the Marivirga tractuosa DSM 4126 genome encodes the following:
- a CDS encoding Fur family transcriptional regulator, translating into MSMSKPVMKEILQRAKNILDEYLNDQHLRKTAERYSVLEELYYLPQDEHIDVETLFLRMRNKEYTISRATVYNSIDLLVECGLVVKHNFKDKNALYEPALTYEHHDHLVCNNCLKIKEFLDPSIEDIKKRVGKSLGSDIKNHSLVFYGDCTIENCENLKRKEVVKG; encoded by the coding sequence ATGTCGATGTCTAAGCCGGTGATGAAGGAAATTTTGCAGCGCGCAAAAAATATATTAGATGAATATTTGAATGACCAACACTTAAGAAAAACAGCAGAACGTTATTCGGTTTTGGAAGAACTATACTATTTGCCTCAAGATGAGCATATCGATGTAGAAACCCTTTTCTTGAGAATGCGGAATAAGGAATATACAATTTCTCGTGCTACAGTTTATAATTCTATTGATTTATTGGTAGAATGTGGTTTAGTAGTGAAGCATAATTTCAAAGATAAAAATGCACTTTATGAACCAGCACTTACCTATGAACATCATGATCACTTGGTTTGTAATAATTGTCTAAAAATCAAAGAATTTTTAGATCCTAGCATAGAAGATATTAAAAAACGGGTTGGAAAATCATTAGGCTCAGATATTAAAAACCATTCTTTAGTTTTTTATGGAGATTGCACTATCGAAAACTGTGAAAATTTGAAAAGAAAAGAGGTGGTTAAGGGTTGA
- a CDS encoding heavy metal translocating P-type ATPase, with the protein MSISTAKEKNLECSHCGEKCDQELIESNGQNFCCEGCRTVYEILLENDLDNFYCVADAPGVSSKKKKASNFEFLKDEAFANSLLDFKNEEISKVRFYIPAIHCSACIWLLEKLYKLNSGIISSRVDFNKKTVIISFKHQEIALLELVKLLDSIAYTPDIQLEKSKSNTSPYRRIWLQIGIAGFVFGNSMLFSLPEYFGLNLFDDDIISKIFPFLNAVLALPVVFFAAQDYFKSAWGVLKQKQINMDVPISIGIVTLFVYSYHIIFFQSGLGYIDSLSGLVFFLLLGKYYQQKTFDHLRFDRDIQSFFPLSVTKIKGQQEEQVLLNSIIPSDILKIRNEEIIPADSLLISDEASIDYSFVTGESLPEIKQKEELIYAGGRLKGASILVQVKKSPSQSYLAQLWDDESIQQGAKAQVQSTADKISKYFTAVVLAIAFIAFGSWLYLGDFESGIRAFTTVLIVACPCALALATPVTLGYAMRMLSKAGFFVKSTQSVEDLSKIDSIVFDKTGTLTFSDKAEVVFVGNMPEHKVLAAVKTLFNQSKHPLSQIIYNWLPFYPTQEIEDYKEISGQGISAKVNGQIIKLGKKQFVDNQATDFDKKANSSQVFINVDGLTYGSFNVKHVFRENIGDLFDSLKTDYKLNLLSGDQAAEKEYLTQWLAEENMHFEQLPGDKKEFITKWQDAQQKVMMAGDGLNDSAALRKSDFGLAITESTRQFSPACDGILLGENLKQLPNIMKFSKAAFKLVIAGFILSFLYNVVGLSFAVQALLSPVIAAILMPISSFSVVLLATLGTRYLANKYLLGTEKSRDI; encoded by the coding sequence ATGAGTATATCAACAGCAAAAGAAAAAAACCTTGAATGTAGCCACTGTGGAGAAAAATGCGACCAAGAGCTAATCGAAAGCAATGGTCAGAATTTCTGCTGTGAGGGCTGCCGAACGGTCTATGAAATTTTGCTGGAAAACGACCTTGATAACTTCTATTGTGTTGCAGACGCTCCAGGTGTAAGTTCTAAAAAGAAAAAAGCCAGTAACTTCGAATTTCTCAAAGATGAGGCTTTTGCGAATAGCCTTTTAGATTTCAAAAATGAAGAAATTAGTAAGGTAAGATTCTATATTCCCGCCATTCATTGCAGCGCTTGTATCTGGCTTTTAGAAAAATTATATAAACTTAACTCTGGCATCATCAGTAGTCGAGTAGATTTCAATAAGAAAACAGTCATTATCTCATTTAAGCATCAGGAAATTGCTCTTTTGGAATTAGTGAAGCTATTAGACTCCATCGCATACACTCCTGATATTCAGTTAGAAAAATCTAAATCCAATACTTCTCCTTACAGAAGAATTTGGCTACAAATTGGAATTGCTGGATTTGTTTTTGGAAATAGTATGCTGTTTAGTTTACCGGAATACTTCGGGCTGAACTTGTTCGATGATGATATCATTTCGAAGATATTCCCTTTCCTTAATGCGGTATTGGCGCTACCAGTAGTATTTTTTGCCGCACAAGATTATTTCAAATCAGCATGGGGAGTGCTCAAGCAAAAGCAAATCAATATGGATGTGCCGATTAGTATAGGGATCGTTACATTATTTGTCTATAGTTATCACATCATCTTTTTCCAGTCTGGTTTGGGTTATATCGACTCACTTTCCGGGCTGGTTTTTTTCCTTTTATTAGGGAAATACTATCAACAAAAAACATTCGACCATTTAAGGTTCGATAGAGATATTCAGTCCTTCTTCCCTTTATCTGTAACCAAAATAAAAGGACAGCAAGAAGAACAAGTATTGCTCAATAGCATAATTCCTTCCGATATTTTAAAAATCAGAAATGAAGAAATCATTCCTGCTGATAGTCTTTTGATTTCAGATGAGGCTTCTATCGATTATAGTTTTGTCACAGGCGAATCCTTACCTGAAATCAAGCAAAAAGAAGAATTGATTTATGCTGGCGGAAGATTAAAAGGTGCTTCTATTTTGGTGCAAGTGAAGAAAAGTCCTTCACAAAGCTATTTAGCTCAACTTTGGGATGATGAATCCATTCAACAAGGCGCAAAAGCACAAGTTCAAAGCACGGCAGATAAAATCAGTAAATATTTCACTGCAGTTGTTTTAGCCATTGCTTTCATAGCTTTTGGTAGCTGGCTTTATTTAGGGGATTTTGAAAGTGGGATAAGAGCTTTTACCACAGTGCTGATTGTAGCTTGCCCTTGTGCACTAGCATTGGCCACACCTGTCACTTTAGGTTATGCCATGAGAATGTTGAGCAAAGCTGGATTTTTTGTAAAAAGCACTCAGTCAGTAGAGGATTTATCCAAAATTGATTCAATTGTTTTCGACAAAACAGGTACGCTTACATTTTCAGATAAAGCTGAGGTAGTTTTTGTAGGAAATATGCCAGAACATAAAGTATTAGCCGCTGTCAAAACTTTATTTAATCAATCCAAGCATCCATTATCTCAAATTATTTACAACTGGCTACCTTTTTATCCAACTCAAGAAATTGAGGATTATAAGGAAATAAGTGGACAAGGAATTAGTGCCAAAGTAAACGGACAAATCATCAAATTAGGCAAGAAGCAATTTGTGGATAATCAGGCAACTGATTTTGACAAAAAAGCCAATAGCTCTCAAGTTTTCATCAATGTAGATGGCTTGACTTATGGATCCTTCAATGTAAAGCATGTATTCAGAGAAAATATAGGTGATTTATTCGACAGCCTGAAGACTGATTACAAATTGAATTTATTATCGGGTGACCAAGCTGCAGAGAAAGAATACTTAACTCAATGGTTAGCAGAGGAAAATATGCATTTCGAACAATTGCCAGGAGACAAAAAAGAATTCATCACGAAATGGCAAGATGCTCAGCAAAAAGTTATGATGGCCGGTGACGGATTAAATGATTCCGCTGCCTTACGCAAAAGTGACTTTGGTTTGGCTATTACTGAATCTACAAGGCAATTTAGCCCTGCTTGTGATGGCATTCTTCTGGGCGAGAATTTGAAGCAATTACCTAATATCATGAAATTTTCAAAAGCCGCATTCAAATTAGTGATAGCAGGCTTTATACTCTCATTTTTATATAATGTGGTGGGCTTAAGTTTTGCAGTTCAAGCACTTTTATCACCCGTAATAGCGGCTATTTTAATGCCAATCAGTTCATTCTCAGTGGTGCTTTTAGCAACCCTTGGAACACGCTATCTAGCAAATAAATATTTATTGGGAACTGAAAAAAGCAGAGATATATGA
- the ccoS gene encoding cbb3-type cytochrome oxidase assembly protein CcoS: MNILVVLIIVSLIVASGFLVAFIWAVRSGQFDDASTPSYRMLWDDAITKKENKSSNQSTNHKQESHGN, translated from the coding sequence ATGAACATACTAGTAGTATTAATAATAGTGAGTTTGATAGTAGCAAGTGGCTTTTTAGTGGCTTTTATTTGGGCTGTACGTTCCGGACAATTCGATGATGCCTCCACTCCATCTTACCGCATGTTGTGGGATGATGCCATCACTAAAAAAGAAAATAAATCAAGTAATCAATCAACAAATCATAAACAAGAATCACATGGAAATTGA